In Aristaeella hokkaidonensis, the following are encoded in one genomic region:
- a CDS encoding TrmH family RNA methyltransferase translates to MEHLTSLKNPKVISFRSLKDKKGRETQNAFLVEGVRMVQEALSSSFLVRAILLREDYQPEYQLPADIPLYILPCHVFQSVCDTKTPQGIAAVLTLQACEASGPRLLALDGVQDPGNVGTIIRTADAAGFTGVLFSPECADLFSPKVLRATMGSIFRLGFSFPASLPEALEQYKKDGYSVLSSQLDGSPFYERQDVASSFILIIGNEGNGVSDAVKAVATHRLCLPMRGGAESLNAAVAAGIMMYDLTR, encoded by the coding sequence ATGGAACACCTTACTTCCCTCAAAAACCCAAAAGTCATTTCCTTTCGTTCGCTCAAGGACAAGAAAGGCCGCGAAACCCAAAATGCCTTCCTCGTCGAGGGTGTTCGTATGGTTCAGGAAGCGCTTTCTTCATCCTTTCTTGTCCGTGCAATACTTCTCCGAGAAGATTATCAACCCGAATATCAGCTTCCCGCTGATATTCCCCTTTACATCCTCCCTTGCCACGTCTTCCAGTCCGTCTGTGACACAAAGACGCCTCAGGGAATCGCTGCTGTCCTGACGCTCCAAGCGTGCGAGGCATCCGGTCCCCGTCTGCTGGCCCTGGACGGCGTTCAGGATCCCGGCAATGTGGGCACCATTATCCGCACTGCGGATGCGGCCGGCTTCACCGGCGTCCTGTTCAGTCCGGAGTGCGCTGATCTCTTTTCTCCCAAGGTCCTGCGGGCCACCATGGGCAGTATTTTCCGTCTTGGTTTCTCTTTCCCGGCTTCCCTTCCGGAAGCTCTTGAGCAATATAAAAAGGACGGATATTCCGTCCTTTCATCCCAGCTGGATGGTTCACCTTTCTATGAACGTCAGGATGTGGCTTCTTCCTTTATCCTGATCATCGGCAATGAGGGTAACGGCGTTTCCGATGCCGTCAAGGCCGTCGCTACTCATCGTCTCTGCCTGCCCATGCGGGGCGGAGCTGAATCACTGAATGCTGCTGTCGCGGCAGGCATCATGATGTATGACCTGACCCGTTGA
- a CDS encoding Gfo/Idh/MocA family protein, whose translation MKKIRLGVIGIGNMGSEHCRNLAAGKCPEIELAAVADVREDRMEWARHELPESVKVFPSGRDLIRSGECDAVLIAVPHYLHEQLAVQAMSHGLDVLCEKPISVEAAAGRRMIRCAATSGKTLALMFNQRTNSVYRAIRNIMQNQELGAIKRMSWIVTDWYRTQKYYDSGSWRATWAGEGGGVLLNQCPHQLDLLIWLCGMPVKVQAQCHEGKWHHIEVEDDVTAYLEFGNGATGVFTASTGDLPGTNRLEIDCERGKLICEDGKIRCFRLGQNERETCFNSDNPWYQCNAKEEEIQTDGENPQHIGVLNAFAAHLLHGTPLTADAEDGLRALQLSNAIHYSGWTGEMVSVPVPEDKFHELLDKKIAGSTVRKTGDITYESDHTGTGAKAGQ comes from the coding sequence ATGAAGAAGATCCGATTGGGTGTTATCGGAATCGGGAATATGGGTTCGGAGCACTGCCGGAATCTGGCGGCAGGGAAATGCCCGGAGATTGAGCTTGCTGCTGTGGCGGACGTGCGGGAAGACCGCATGGAATGGGCACGGCATGAGCTGCCGGAAAGCGTAAAAGTATTCCCATCCGGAAGAGACCTGATCCGAAGTGGAGAGTGCGACGCGGTGCTGATTGCGGTGCCGCACTACCTGCATGAGCAGCTGGCAGTCCAGGCGATGAGCCATGGACTGGATGTGCTGTGCGAAAAACCGATCTCAGTGGAAGCTGCGGCGGGCAGGAGAATGATCCGTTGCGCTGCCACCTCCGGAAAGACCCTGGCCCTGATGTTTAACCAGCGAACAAACAGCGTATACCGGGCGATCCGAAACATTATGCAGAACCAGGAACTTGGCGCAATCAAGCGGATGAGCTGGATTGTGACAGACTGGTACAGAACGCAGAAATACTACGATTCCGGATCCTGGCGAGCCACCTGGGCAGGAGAAGGCGGCGGCGTCCTGCTGAACCAGTGTCCGCACCAGCTGGATCTGCTGATCTGGCTTTGCGGCATGCCGGTAAAGGTACAGGCACAATGTCATGAAGGGAAATGGCATCATATTGAGGTTGAAGATGACGTAACGGCATACCTGGAATTCGGTAACGGCGCTACAGGCGTATTTACCGCATCCACAGGAGATCTGCCGGGAACCAACCGGCTGGAGATTGACTGCGAACGGGGCAAACTGATCTGTGAAGACGGAAAGATCAGATGCTTCCGACTGGGACAGAATGAAAGAGAAACGTGCTTCAACAGTGATAATCCCTGGTACCAGTGCAACGCAAAAGAAGAAGAAATCCAGACAGACGGTGAGAACCCACAGCATATCGGCGTACTGAACGCCTTTGCGGCTCACCTGCTGCATGGAACGCCCCTGACAGCAGACGCGGAAGACGGACTTCGGGCATTGCAGCTTTCCAACGCGATCCATTATTCCGGATGGACAGGAGAGATGGTATCCGTTCCTGTACCGGAAGATAAGTTCCACGAGCTGCTGGATAAGAAAATCGCCGGTTCCACAGTGCGGAAAACCGGCGACATTACCTATGAATCAGACCATACGGGAACAGGGGCCAAAGCGGGACAGTGA
- a CDS encoding Gfo/Idh/MocA family protein produces the protein MNYAPKGKPQPVVKPGEFVFSAVRLDHGHIYGMCNGLTEAGGTLKYVYDPDEKKVEAFLKAFPQAKAARSEEEALGDPETHMIAGAAITSERCALGLRAMNAGKDYFTDKAPFTTLEQLDSAKKAVTETGKKYMVYYAERLHDEGSILAGYIAESGEIGKVVSVTGFGPHRLGAPGRPAWFFEREKYGGILCDIGSHQFEQFLYYAKEEDAVVTSSRIANFDHPEYPELEDFGDAQLTGKNGAAGYFKLDWFTPDGLRTWGDGRMFIQGTKGFIEIRKYVNLASEQNGGGHIFVVNDKGEKYVNAVGVTGYPFFGQLILDCLNRTENAMTQEHAFKAAELSLQAQAKAVRLK, from the coding sequence ATGAACTACGCACCGAAGGGAAAACCCCAGCCGGTCGTGAAGCCGGGAGAGTTCGTGTTTTCCGCAGTACGGCTGGATCACGGACATATCTACGGCATGTGCAACGGACTTACCGAGGCCGGCGGTACGCTGAAGTATGTTTATGACCCGGATGAGAAAAAGGTAGAAGCCTTCCTGAAGGCGTTTCCGCAGGCGAAAGCAGCCCGGAGCGAGGAAGAAGCCCTGGGAGACCCGGAGACCCATATGATTGCCGGTGCAGCCATCACCAGCGAACGCTGTGCCCTCGGCCTTCGGGCGATGAATGCCGGGAAAGATTACTTTACCGATAAGGCGCCGTTCACTACCCTGGAACAGCTGGATTCCGCAAAGAAAGCTGTGACGGAAACCGGGAAAAAGTACATGGTGTATTATGCGGAACGGCTGCATGATGAAGGTTCCATCCTGGCCGGATATATCGCGGAGAGCGGAGAAATCGGCAAGGTTGTTTCCGTGACCGGATTCGGACCGCACCGCCTTGGCGCACCCGGAAGACCTGCATGGTTCTTTGAACGGGAAAAATACGGCGGTATCCTGTGTGATATCGGCAGCCATCAGTTTGAACAGTTCCTGTATTACGCCAAGGAAGAAGACGCGGTAGTGACTTCCAGCCGAATCGCGAACTTCGACCATCCGGAATATCCGGAACTGGAAGACTTCGGCGACGCCCAGCTGACCGGCAAGAACGGAGCAGCCGGATACTTCAAGCTGGATTGGTTCACACCGGACGGCCTGCGCACCTGGGGAGACGGACGGATGTTCATCCAGGGAACAAAGGGCTTTATTGAAATCCGGAAGTACGTTAATCTCGCCTCTGAACAGAACGGCGGCGGACACATTTTCGTTGTTAACGACAAGGGAGAGAAGTATGTGAACGCGGTCGGCGTGACTGGATATCCTTTCTTCGGCCAGCTGATCCTGGACTGCCTGAACAGGACGGAGAACGCGATGACGCAGGAACATGCGTTCAAGGCGGCGGAGCTGAGCCTTCAGGCGCAGGCTAAAGCGGTGCGCCTGAAGTAA
- a CDS encoding Gfo/Idh/MocA family protein produces the protein MINVAIIGTGGISHAHIKAYLRFPERCRIAALVDIIPGKAQRVKEQYNLDADVYLDHHEILDKDIDLVDVCTPPFVHAEISINALRSGKNVVCEKPMAASLEECDAMLRARDESGKKLSIIAQNRFRLPVRNLKALLDSGMAGKVRHVTVDSLWFRGHSYYDLWWRGTWKTEGGGCTLNHAVHHIDMLGWMMGTPDRVTSILANTGHDNAEVEDLSVSVMEYPGALATLTASVVSHGEEQALIFQCEKAKIAWPYSVYASQPQPNGFPLPDPDEEFAKKADEYLAALPPVTYEMHDGQLDDVLRALEEDREPFITGEDGRRTIELICAIYKAGSMKTAVTLPLTKDDPFYTVEGIRANVPHFYEKTASVENLDGELSFGNFRKGEK, from the coding sequence ATGATTAACGTAGCGATCATCGGTACAGGCGGAATCTCCCATGCTCATATCAAAGCCTACCTGAGATTTCCGGAGCGATGCAGGATCGCAGCCCTTGTAGATATTATCCCCGGAAAGGCGCAGCGTGTCAAGGAACAATACAACCTGGACGCGGATGTTTACCTGGATCATCATGAAATCCTGGATAAGGATATAGACTTGGTGGACGTATGCACACCACCCTTTGTGCATGCTGAAATTTCCATTAACGCCCTGAGAAGCGGGAAGAACGTAGTATGCGAAAAGCCCATGGCTGCATCACTGGAAGAATGTGACGCCATGCTGCGGGCAAGGGATGAAAGCGGGAAGAAGCTTTCCATTATCGCGCAGAACCGTTTCCGCCTGCCGGTAAGGAACCTGAAGGCACTGCTGGACAGCGGCATGGCCGGAAAAGTACGCCATGTGACTGTGGACTCCCTGTGGTTCCGCGGGCACAGCTACTATGATTTGTGGTGGCGCGGAACATGGAAAACAGAGGGGGGCGGATGCACCCTGAACCATGCGGTCCATCACATCGATATGCTTGGCTGGATGATGGGAACGCCTGACAGGGTGACCAGCATCCTGGCAAATACCGGACATGACAACGCTGAAGTAGAGGATCTGTCTGTTTCCGTGATGGAATATCCCGGAGCCCTGGCTACACTGACCGCGTCGGTTGTTTCACACGGAGAAGAACAGGCGTTGATTTTCCAGTGCGAGAAAGCCAAGATTGCCTGGCCTTACAGCGTATATGCCTCACAGCCACAGCCGAACGGTTTTCCGCTTCCTGATCCGGATGAGGAATTTGCAAAGAAAGCAGATGAGTATCTCGCGGCTCTGCCGCCGGTAACCTATGAAATGCATGACGGACAGCTGGACGACGTGCTGAGAGCCCTGGAAGAAGACAGGGAACCCTTTATCACGGGCGAAGACGGCCGCAGGACGATTGAACTCATCTGCGCGATCTATAAAGCAGGCAGTATGAAGACCGCAGTCACCCTGCCCCTGACGAAAGATGATCCTTTCTACACCGTGGAAGGGATCAGGGCTAATGTACCTCATTTTTACGAGAAAACAGCTTCCGTGGAAAACCTGGACGGTGAACTGTCCTTCGGTAATTTCCGGAAAGGGGAAAAATAA
- a CDS encoding AraC family transcriptional regulator: MESYDVQTPFEPMQQGGQGYEGRYRFSESIEVTQYHCHDYYELYIHLHGGQYMGVDNKIYTLKPNQVFILPPFCMHGLSCTSELRNYERAFLNCSPEVMSNLGCGQLDLNQFFHACASGGHYTYQLSDADAERFVHCVRQIEASDSREMDAVERLQAYSYMIILVNLLCQVIRRTVPVQDETGTNSVIQEVLTYINNHYTQQLRISDLAHRFGVSESYLSHEFSRFTNRSIYDYILYRRVTLARRQMLGEDSLNAIAYQCGFNDYSNFLRSFTRIAGISPSKYRKQLLQYSHRELN, translated from the coding sequence GTGGAATCCTATGATGTCCAGACTCCCTTTGAACCGATGCAGCAGGGTGGTCAGGGTTATGAAGGCCGATACAGATTCAGTGAATCGATCGAAGTTACCCAATATCATTGTCACGATTATTATGAACTATATATTCATCTTCATGGCGGCCAGTATATGGGCGTTGATAACAAAATCTATACGCTGAAGCCCAATCAGGTTTTCATTCTGCCGCCGTTCTGTATGCATGGGCTTTCCTGCACCAGTGAGCTCCGCAATTACGAACGTGCCTTCCTCAATTGCTCTCCGGAAGTTATGAGCAATCTTGGCTGTGGTCAGCTGGATCTGAACCAGTTCTTCCACGCCTGCGCTTCAGGCGGCCATTATACCTATCAGCTTTCCGATGCTGATGCGGAGCGCTTCGTGCACTGCGTTCGTCAGATCGAGGCTTCTGACTCACGTGAAATGGATGCCGTGGAAAGGCTTCAGGCCTATTCCTATATGATCATTCTGGTCAATCTTCTTTGTCAGGTAATCCGCCGTACCGTACCTGTTCAGGATGAAACCGGGACAAACAGCGTCATTCAGGAAGTGCTGACCTATATCAACAACCACTATACCCAGCAGCTACGGATCAGTGATCTGGCTCACCGTTTCGGTGTCAGTGAGTCCTATCTTTCCCATGAGTTTTCCCGTTTTACCAACCGCAGTATCTATGATTACATTCTCTACCGCCGCGTCACGCTTGCGCGCCGCCAGATGCTCGGTGAGGATTCATTGAACGCGATTGCCTATCAGTGCGGCTTTAATGATTATTCCAATTTTCTTCGTTCTTTTACCCGTATCGCCGGGATTTCCCCCAGCAAATACCGCAAACAACTCCTTCAGTACAGTCACCGCGAACTGAACTGA
- a CDS encoding extracellular solute-binding protein — MKKTLAILLTLALLLGIAGPSLAEDEWITLRVETYDREIAGLNVTDCWQLKYAQEHFGDPNKIKLEFVSYARWTEGDLLTTALAGGTAPDLCLTYNGGLVQQCIDDEGIWQLDDLLNTYGENLKAFLGDELLTYGQSDHDGDGTPEQWYIPARRISRANVGNFIREDWLKALNMEKPTNIEEFTAYLRAAKEAKLAGENTSPFSFGIYAPDPLYNVRRFTDAFIDFTKVTKEDWFAYCKNPEMLPGSKEGFRWMNTLYHEGIIPETFALTDNDQANDTALIMGYNGFFSQQPDQPWRTDKNYQIELEKNVEGGHWVTVNPFKNESLGGKTLHDMYAPAGLSIIIPLTTDEKTAVAAMKYLDWMAIPENMFAMQNGIEGINYEGLTDDGIPFGVKSADAVPDENKMHAGDICFISNGLCYGDDAKNAAALALPFKGYEDDVVASYADALTDAWTQISFTVSIQADTDYGATVKSAQGKFLADVVSCDPAEFDAVYDAGIQDILNSGAQQMIDEFRAAYNAGNYRGVFPGDL; from the coding sequence ATGAAAAAGACCCTGGCTATTCTGCTGACCCTGGCTCTGCTGCTGGGCATCGCAGGACCCTCCCTGGCGGAAGACGAATGGATTACGCTGCGGGTTGAGACCTATGACCGCGAAATCGCCGGTCTGAACGTGACTGACTGCTGGCAGCTGAAGTACGCTCAGGAACACTTCGGCGATCCCAACAAGATCAAGCTCGAGTTCGTGTCCTACGCCCGTTGGACCGAAGGCGACCTGCTGACCACCGCGCTGGCCGGCGGCACCGCTCCTGACCTGTGCCTGACCTACAACGGCGGCCTGGTGCAGCAGTGCATCGACGACGAAGGTATCTGGCAGCTGGATGACCTGCTGAACACCTACGGCGAAAACCTGAAGGCGTTCCTGGGCGACGAGCTCCTGACCTACGGCCAGAGCGATCATGACGGCGATGGCACCCCCGAACAGTGGTACATCCCGGCCCGTCGTATCAGCCGCGCTAACGTTGGTAACTTCATCCGTGAAGACTGGCTGAAGGCCCTGAACATGGAAAAGCCCACCAACATCGAAGAGTTCACCGCTTACCTGCGTGCTGCCAAGGAAGCCAAGCTGGCTGGCGAGAATACCTCTCCCTTCTCCTTCGGCATCTATGCTCCCGATCCGCTGTACAATGTACGCCGGTTCACCGATGCTTTCATCGATTTCACCAAGGTTACCAAGGAAGACTGGTTCGCATACTGCAAGAACCCCGAAATGCTGCCCGGCAGCAAGGAAGGCTTCCGCTGGATGAACACCCTGTATCATGAGGGCATCATCCCCGAAACCTTCGCCCTGACCGACAATGACCAGGCGAATGATACCGCCCTGATCATGGGTTACAACGGATTCTTCTCCCAGCAGCCCGACCAGCCCTGGCGGACTGACAAGAACTACCAGATCGAACTCGAGAAGAACGTTGAAGGCGGCCACTGGGTCACCGTCAACCCCTTCAAGAACGAGAGCCTGGGCGGAAAGACCCTGCATGACATGTACGCTCCTGCCGGCCTGAGCATCATCATCCCGCTGACCACCGACGAGAAGACCGCTGTGGCCGCGATGAAGTACCTCGACTGGATGGCCATTCCGGAGAACATGTTCGCTATGCAGAACGGTATCGAAGGCATCAACTATGAAGGCCTGACCGACGACGGCATCCCGTTCGGCGTGAAGAGCGCTGACGCTGTTCCGGACGAGAACAAGATGCACGCCGGCGACATCTGCTTCATCTCCAACGGTCTGTGCTACGGCGACGACGCCAAGAACGCTGCCGCTCTGGCCCTGCCCTTCAAGGGATATGAAGATGACGTCGTGGCTTCCTACGCTGACGCTCTGACCGATGCGTGGACCCAGATCAGCTTCACCGTCAGCATCCAGGCTGACACCGACTACGGCGCCACCGTTAAGAGCGCTCAGGGCAAGTTCCTGGCTGACGTGGTCAGCTGCGATCCTGCCGAATTCGACGCTGTCTATGATGCCGGCATCCAGGATATCCTGAACTCCGGTGCTCAGCAGATGATCGACGAATTCCGCGCGGCTTACAATGCGGGCAACTACCGCGGCGTATTCCCGGGAGACCTTTGA
- a CDS encoding carbohydrate ABC transporter permease: MAEKIITPDQHEIVVKKAKIWTPAQIILTIVIILFSLTCLLPFVNVAAVSFSSKSAILRGDVSFWPVDFETTAYQAIFSDKSMTRSLVFTIIITVVYTLFSMIMTILMAYPLTKKRLRGRNFFSFLALFTMYFSGGIIPHYLNIKELGLMDSPWALILPGMLSTYNMIILKSFFQTLPNELEEAAIIDGANDFQVLLKVYLPLSMASLATLTLFYAVGKWNSFQDALYYIQTKAYQPLQLKLYHIIKGSQAVDVAALEGGASTVATSVSESIEPASIIFATLPILVVYPFVQRYFVAGVTIGAVKG; encoded by the coding sequence ATGGCAGAGAAAATCATTACTCCTGATCAGCATGAGATCGTAGTCAAGAAAGCAAAGATCTGGACACCTGCACAGATTATCCTGACGATTGTCATTATTCTCTTCAGCCTGACGTGCCTGCTTCCGTTCGTAAACGTGGCGGCAGTATCCTTCAGTTCCAAGTCGGCTATCCTGCGCGGCGACGTGAGCTTCTGGCCTGTGGATTTTGAAACCACAGCATACCAGGCGATCTTCTCCGATAAGAGCATGACGCGCAGCCTCGTGTTCACGATCATTATTACGGTTGTATATACCCTGTTCTCCATGATCATGACGATCCTGATGGCCTATCCGCTGACAAAGAAACGCCTGCGCGGGCGTAACTTCTTCAGCTTCCTGGCATTGTTCACGATGTATTTCTCCGGCGGTATTATCCCGCATTACCTGAACATCAAAGAACTGGGCCTGATGGACAGCCCCTGGGCACTGATTCTCCCAGGTATGCTGAGCACCTATAACATGATCATCCTGAAGAGCTTTTTCCAGACACTGCCCAACGAACTGGAAGAAGCAGCCATCATTGACGGCGCGAATGACTTCCAGGTACTGCTGAAGGTTTACCTGCCGCTGTCCATGGCATCCCTGGCCACACTGACGCTGTTCTATGCGGTAGGCAAGTGGAACAGCTTCCAGGACGCCCTGTACTACATACAGACAAAAGCTTACCAGCCTCTGCAGCTGAAACTGTACCACATCATTAAGGGTTCACAGGCGGTTGACGTGGCAGCCCTGGAAGGCGGAGCCTCTACAGTGGCTACAAGCGTTTCCGAATCCATTGAGCCGGCATCCATCATCTTTGCCACACTGCCGATCCTGGTGGTCTATCCGTTCGTGCAGCGGTACTTTGTGGCGGGCGTGACGATTGGAGCCGTGAAAGGCTAA
- a CDS encoding ABC transporter permease codes for MTTRSIRKPRNNAGWLHRDWRLYVMLILPVAFYLIFCYKPMVGVIIGFQKFNMFKGMWGSKWIGLENFKFVMNMPDFPVALKNTLWLNFLGLVAGFPVPIILAILLNEMKSIKVKKVSQTLLYLPHFLSWIIIGGMVLQIFSPKTGIINATLLRLGWIDKSIPFLTDGPHWQATYTLIGVWQSMGWGTILYLSAITGINMELFEAAKIDGANKLQQIWHVTLPGIRSTIVILLILNVGQMMNISFDRPYVLGNPMVQNYCDVLSTFVYRAGITNSQFARATAVGLFQSVVGLILITGANIIARRLGEEGIW; via the coding sequence ATGACCACGCGTTCCATCAGGAAGCCCAGAAACAACGCAGGGTGGCTTCACAGGGACTGGAGACTATACGTCATGCTGATCCTGCCTGTGGCTTTTTACCTGATCTTCTGCTACAAGCCGATGGTTGGTGTTATCATCGGTTTCCAGAAATTCAACATGTTCAAGGGCATGTGGGGAAGCAAATGGATCGGACTTGAGAACTTCAAGTTCGTGATGAATATGCCTGACTTCCCGGTAGCCCTGAAAAACACCCTGTGGCTGAACTTCCTCGGCCTGGTGGCCGGTTTCCCGGTGCCGATCATCCTGGCAATCCTGCTGAATGAGATGAAAAGCATCAAGGTTAAGAAAGTATCCCAGACACTGCTGTACCTGCCGCACTTCCTGAGCTGGATCATTATCGGCGGTATGGTGCTGCAGATCTTCAGCCCGAAGACCGGTATTATCAACGCGACGCTGCTGAGACTGGGCTGGATCGACAAGAGCATTCCGTTCCTGACTGACGGCCCGCACTGGCAGGCAACCTACACGCTGATCGGCGTGTGGCAGAGCATGGGATGGGGAACAATCCTCTACCTGTCCGCCATTACCGGAATCAACATGGAGCTGTTCGAAGCAGCCAAGATCGACGGCGCGAACAAGCTCCAGCAGATCTGGCATGTGACCCTGCCGGGTATCCGCAGCACCATCGTGATCCTGCTGATCCTGAACGTCGGCCAGATGATGAACATCAGTTTTGACCGGCCGTACGTGCTGGGCAACCCGATGGTTCAGAATTACTGTGACGTACTTTCCACCTTCGTATACCGTGCCGGTATTACGAACTCCCAGTTTGCGAGAGCCACAGCCGTGGGTCTGTTCCAGTCTGTGGTTGGACTGATCCTGATCACCGGGGCCAATATCATTGCCAGACGCCTCGGCGAAGAAGGCATCTGGTAA
- a CDS encoding helix-turn-helix domain-containing protein: protein MFCYTILCFLYTWSYNRCNSDTPPEGNVMSNSDQVSLSNFGYSSMGHGRSDYEGYYGISLNKPRYGYHCHDFYEFFLHISGARDFGVDNEMYLLQPNQLVIVPPFHMHGLMWDQVLPRYERAFLYCSADYLSTIGSGQIDLPQLFSEKLKGQGCLIYNLSDETASECTEYLKTLMANCKKFSPLDHFRDLSYLLPFFRIILDTMDDISPQQPNTSLNPLMHQVLVYINEHFIEPLTLDSLSEQFGISVSTLSHEFMHYIHHSVYNYIIYRRVMLAREKLFEEISLGEISDLCGFGDYSNFLRSFKKLTGVSPSEYRAQLQAHQSKAKALDL, encoded by the coding sequence ATGTTTTGCTATACAATCTTGTGCTTTTTGTATACATGGTCTTATAATAGGTGCAATTCAGATACTCCTCCGGAGGGAAATGTTATGAGTAATTCCGATCAGGTATCCTTATCCAACTTCGGATATTCTTCTATGGGACACGGTCGCAGTGATTATGAAGGCTATTATGGCATATCACTGAACAAGCCGCGTTACGGTTATCATTGCCACGACTTCTATGAATTCTTTCTCCATATCAGTGGTGCCCGGGACTTTGGCGTGGATAATGAAATGTATCTTCTTCAGCCAAATCAGCTGGTCATTGTTCCTCCCTTCCATATGCATGGCCTCATGTGGGATCAGGTTCTTCCGCGTTATGAGCGGGCTTTCCTTTACTGTTCAGCTGATTACCTGTCCACGATTGGCAGCGGACAGATTGACCTGCCCCAGCTTTTTTCGGAAAAGCTGAAAGGCCAGGGCTGTTTGATTTATAATCTTTCTGATGAAACAGCATCTGAATGTACTGAATACCTGAAAACGCTCATGGCAAACTGCAAAAAGTTTTCTCCCCTGGATCATTTCAGGGATCTTTCTTATCTTCTTCCTTTCTTCCGGATCATTCTTGATACGATGGATGATATTTCACCCCAGCAGCCAAACACCTCATTGAATCCTTTAATGCATCAGGTGCTGGTATATATCAATGAACATTTTATTGAGCCTCTGACCCTCGATTCTCTTTCAGAGCAGTTCGGCATCAGTGTCTCTACCCTTTCACATGAGTTCATGCATTATATTCACCACAGCGTCTATAACTACATCATTTACCGCCGCGTCATGCTCGCCAGGGAAAAACTCTTCGAAGAGATTTCCTTAGGCGAGATTTCTGATTTATGCGGCTTTGGAGACTATTCCAATTTCCTTCGTTCCTTCAAAAAACTCACCGGTGTTTCTCCCAGTGAGTATCGCGCCCAGCTCCAGGCCCACCAGTCCAAAGCAAAAGCGCTTGACCTATGA
- a CDS encoding four helix bundle protein has protein sequence MKENKLVSMSIDFSVDIIRLLDNVKGHSSLCNQLERCATSIGANIHESNYAQSKSDFISKLEIALKESYEADYWLELLSRANLASPEAVRSLKNQCGVIRRLLISSITTTKQNRDS, from the coding sequence ATGAAAGAGAATAAGCTTGTTTCAATGTCCATAGACTTTTCTGTAGATATTATCCGGCTTCTTGATAACGTGAAGGGTCATTCTTCCCTTTGCAATCAGTTGGAGCGCTGTGCGACATCTATCGGAGCCAATATCCATGAATCAAATTATGCCCAGAGCAAATCTGATTTCATTTCCAAGCTGGAAATAGCCTTGAAAGAATCCTATGAGGCAGATTACTGGCTTGAGCTACTTTCTCGTGCCAACCTTGCCTCACCTGAGGCTGTCCGTTCCCTTAAAAACCAGTGTGGTGTGATCCGTCGTCTTCTGATCTCATCCATCACAACAACCAAACAAAACCGCGACTCATAA